GCGCGATAAGCTATAGCCACTCCATCTCCCGTACTTACCGCCGGATTAGTAGTTTGGGCATAAACTTGTCCCCCACCACCTGTAGCGAGAACTACTACTTTAGCTCGAATCCAGGTAATTTCACCTTGATACAGAACGCTAGCGCCTTGACACCGATGAGTTTCGGGATGCAACCACAAACTTAAAGCTAAAGCTGGGGCAAAAACCTCAATATTCTCTCTACCTAAGACTTGTTCAGTCAAGGTACTCACCATCGCCCTACCCGTCGTATCGGCTGCGTGGAGAACCCTAGGGCGAGAATGGGCAGCTTCTAGAGTCAGGGCTAATTTATCCCCACTGCGATCGAATCCTACCCCCATATTGACTAAAGATTTGATGCAAGTAGCCGCGTTATCTACCAAAAATTGAACTGCTTCTGGTTCGCATAAACCTGCTCCCGCCCTTAGAGTATCTGCAAAATGCAGTTCAGGTGAATCATTGGGATCTACAGCCGCCGCAATACCGCCTTGCGCCCAGTCGCTAGCAGATACTTGTAGGGTATCTTTGCTCAATAAACCTACTCGCCAAGTATCGGGTATGCACAAAGTTGCATACAATCCCGCCGCACCTGCACCAACTACCAATACATCTAACTCAGCAGGGATTTTGCTACTGAATAAAGCTTGAGAATCAGGGTTGATACCAGCCAAAGAATATTTCCTCAAGGGCGATGATAGAAATAACCCACTCTACAACGAGAGTGGGTATTTAGGACAATTAACAGATCGTCTCTGCCAACAAACAATGTGGATCTGCTTAGTCTCAGAAGCACGAAGAAACAAATGTTAGTAAATTCCGTTGTTGTAGCGATCGTCTCCTTCTACAAAAGTTCCCTCTACATCAGTGATGGTAAAGTGGTCTAAGTTAGAGTGGAGGAGATCTTTTTGAGCTTCAGTTAATCCAGGTAATTCTAAAATGTCCTGTACGTTTTTGTAAGGAGCATTAGCCACGATTTTCCCGGCTATGGTGGGATATAGTCCTGGATATTGTCTAAAAGCTCTAACGTTAGTATTATTTACATCGATCTTTTTCCCGAATTCAGTGCCTAGTTTGGCATCAGCCGCATTGCGTAAAGCTTCGCCTGTGGGGGCGGCACTTGCTATTAGGGCGTTACCAGCGATCGCACTATCAAACTTAGCAGCTACAGCATTCGGCTGCCATCCTAACCATCCCCAGCAGCCCAGCACTAGAGAGAAAACTGCTAGCAGACGTACTATACCTTTCATGAACATTCCTCCTAACACAGCTTAGTTGAGATCAAACTTGTCTCTATTAGTTTAAGTTTTATTTTCTATCCTCTCATTTTATTGCCTTAAAGTACCAGCTACATCAATGGCATGAAACAATCAACTTTGGATTACTAAAATTTAAGTATTTCCTAAAACTTCATACTCCGACCGGAAAACCGGAGTATTATGTAGCCAAGATGTAGCACTTCGGCTTAGCTCAGTGCTACGTCTATACAGAAATCAGAAGTCAGAAATCAGAAGTTTTCACCCATTTGATCGACTGGCGGCTTATTTCCCTGAGACTGTATTCGCTTCTTTTGTTTAGACTGTTTAGGAATTAGTATGACTCTTAGATTAGGCGATACCGTACCTAACTTTACCCAAGATTCGACAGACGGAACCATTGACTTTTACAATTGGGCTGGAGATAGCTGGGTAATACTCTTCTCTCACCCAAAAGACTTTACCCCAGTTTGCACTACCGAATTAGGTGAAGTAGCGCGCTTGAAACCTGAGTTTGACAAACGCAATGTCAAAGCTATAGCTTTGAGTGTTGATGATGTCGAGTCTCACAATGGTTGGGTTGGGGATATTGAAGAAACCCAAGGATCGAAACTGAATTACCCTATTTTGGCAGATCCAGACAAGAAAGTATCGGATTTGTATGACATGATCCATCCTAATGCCAATGCGATGGTGACAGTGCGATCGGTGTTTGTGATCGATCCCAACAAAAAACTCCGGTTGACGATTACTTATCCACCTAGCACTGGACGCAATTTTGATGAGATTATACGGGTGATTGACTCACTACAGTTAACCGATCATCATAGCGTTGCTACCCCAGCTAATTGGCAAGATGGAGGTGATTGCGTCATTGTTCCTACTCTTACCGATCCAGAGGAAATGAAGCAAAAATTCCCTAAAGGTTGGAAGGAAGTTAAACCCTACCTACGCATGACTCCTCAACCCAATAAGTAAGCTAGATCTGGGCGCAAAAAAAGGGGAACCAGCGTTCCCCAGCTTGAGCAATTTTTAGCTAAAAATTGCTCCTTCTTTCACCACTGTAGCGATCGCTTGCGCTTCTGGCATCCTCGCGGGGTCTAGCTTTGTTAACCTTAAGTTGACGACCCATCCATTGAGCGCCATCTAAGTCCGAAATGGCTGATTCTTCTTGAGCATCATCTTGCATTTCGATAAAGCCAAATCCTCGCATTTTGCCAGTTTCTCTGTCTATCGGTAAAACAACTCGTTTAACTTTGCCGTAGTCTTCAAAGACAGATTTTAAGTCATCTTCAGTAGCTTGGTAAGATAGGTTTCCGATGTAAATGGTCATGTGAATCAACGAGACTGAACGAAATAGTAAAGCCTAGTTCTTCAGACAGGATTTTAAGCCAACGAAATCCCATCTGCTGTACCAGTAGCAAATTTTTCTTTCCCAGGCACCAAATTGGGTAGCTCTATAAGTCTGAAACGCAACCGGCAATCAAAACGAACTGATAACTTTGCTTTTGATAATATCTTATCAAGTTCTGAACAGGCTGTAATCTAGCTTACACTAAAGCTTTTTTGAGTCGCTAAAAGACAGATAATCCTGCCCTTTAGCCGCTAATTATAGATTATTCAATGTCAATAGACTGAGGACCCGTGTTTTTCCCATTACCACTACTATTATGGGATGAAGACACCTGTGTCACACCTTGTTTCTGCAACCAGCTATTAACTGGTTCATCCTCTAAACTCAGGCGAAATATACCAGAGAAAAATCCTCCGAAAAAAGCTAGTGGTTGTTGAGCAAGTTCTTGGACAATGGGATTGAGTTCTGTGAGAAACACGATGTTACTCTCCTGAGTATGAGGTTAGATCCACATTTTATTTAGAATCCTAACT
The window above is part of the Merismopedia glauca CCAP 1448/3 genome. Proteins encoded here:
- the psbU gene encoding photosystem II complex extrinsic protein PsbU, producing the protein MKGIVRLLAVFSLVLGCWGWLGWQPNAVAAKFDSAIAGNALIASAAPTGEALRNAADAKLGTEFGKKIDVNNTNVRAFRQYPGLYPTIAGKIVANAPYKNVQDILELPGLTEAQKDLLHSNLDHFTITDVEGTFVEGDDRYNNGIY
- a CDS encoding peroxiredoxin, coding for MTLRLGDTVPNFTQDSTDGTIDFYNWAGDSWVILFSHPKDFTPVCTTELGEVARLKPEFDKRNVKAIALSVDDVESHNGWVGDIEETQGSKLNYPILADPDKKVSDLYDMIHPNANAMVTVRSVFVIDPNKKLRLTITYPPSTGRNFDEIIRVIDSLQLTDHHSVATPANWQDGGDCVIVPTLTDPEEMKQKFPKGWKEVKPYLRMTPQPNK
- a CDS encoding RNA recognition motif domain-containing protein, giving the protein MTIYIGNLSYQATEDDLKSVFEDYGKVKRVVLPIDRETGKMRGFGFIEMQDDAQEESAISDLDGAQWMGRQLKVNKARPREDARSASDRYSGERRSNF